In Stieleria varia, one genomic interval encodes:
- a CDS encoding tyrosine-type recombinase/integrase, with amino-acid sequence MVETAFPSLTMDKRIGDAGKAANVIVARKRADGTKQHATAHDFRRSFGARWAPKVMPVVLQQLMRHESIETTLKYYVGINADRTGDALWAAQPTAELGEMLDALDTFVTVPKRDEGAVLGDTLDRISQK; translated from the coding sequence ATGGTCGAGACAGCCTTTCCATCGTTGACGATGGATAAACGCATCGGCGATGCGGGAAAAGCCGCCAACGTCATCGTCGCGCGAAAGCGAGCCGATGGAACAAAGCAGCATGCGACCGCTCACGACTTTCGACGCAGTTTTGGGGCTCGTTGGGCACCGAAAGTGATGCCGGTTGTTCTGCAGCAATTGATGCGGCATGAATCGATTGAAACCACGTTGAAGTACTACGTCGGGATCAACGCTGATCGCACGGGAGATGCATTGTGGGCCGCCCAGCCTACGGCCGAACTTGGCGAGATGCTGGATGCGTTGGATACGTTCGTAACTGTGCCGAAGCGCGACGAGGGTGCCGTTTTAGGTGACACCCTCGATCGCATCTCTCAAAAATAG
- a CDS encoding AAA family ATPase, whose protein sequence is MATAQQLKALLQSYSEADGEMFVSVALQIAAHEAKAGKGRLATDIKRLVDDIKVKHKEAKVGGSVPITRPAGELAALLSATYPRTKLSEMVLAPEQRNSLELVLHEYRQQSKLREHGLSARRKLLLVGPPGVGKTMTSWALAGELKLPHFTVQLHSLITKYMGETAAKLFAIFESMRHTRGVYLFDEFDAIGSMREGSNDVGEIRRVLNSFLQFLEQDESDSLIIAATNLEAILDDALFRRFDDFIRYELPRASELKTLIENRLAAFKLPNDSLAKASKLAEGLSHAEVCRACDQAAKIAVLADRRTIGTDELSQAIETLRKRKQTLK, encoded by the coding sequence ATGGCTACTGCACAACAACTCAAAGCACTGCTGCAAAGCTACAGCGAAGCCGATGGCGAAATGTTCGTCTCGGTGGCTTTGCAAATCGCTGCACATGAAGCGAAGGCAGGAAAGGGCAGACTCGCAACTGATATCAAGCGGCTTGTCGATGACATTAAGGTTAAGCACAAAGAAGCAAAGGTCGGTGGCTCGGTTCCGATCACACGGCCTGCGGGTGAACTGGCAGCATTGCTGTCGGCAACCTACCCACGCACAAAACTTTCGGAAATGGTGCTGGCACCGGAACAACGAAATTCGCTGGAGTTAGTGCTGCACGAGTACCGGCAACAGTCGAAGTTGAGAGAACACGGATTGTCGGCTCGACGCAAGCTGCTGCTCGTCGGGCCTCCGGGCGTCGGAAAAACGATGACCTCTTGGGCATTAGCCGGGGAACTGAAGCTTCCCCATTTCACGGTTCAACTGCATTCGCTTATCACAAAGTACATGGGCGAAACGGCAGCGAAGCTGTTCGCAATTTTCGAATCAATGCGACACACGCGTGGCGTCTACCTATTCGATGAATTCGACGCCATTGGATCGATGCGCGAAGGCAGTAACGATGTTGGTGAAATCCGTCGCGTACTGAATTCGTTCCTTCAGTTTTTGGAACAGGATGAATCCGATAGCCTGATCATTGCCGCAACCAATCTCGAAGCCATCCTGGACGATGCGTTGTTTCGACGCTTCGACGATTTCATCAGATACGAATTGCCGCGGGCATCCGAACTGAAGACACTTATCGAAAATCGGCTAGCCGCGTTCAAACTGCCCAACGACAGCCTGGCCAAGGCATCGAAACTCGCGGAAGGACTGAGCCACGCAGAAGTTTGTCGCGCGTGCGACCAAGCGGCAAAGATCGCTGTCTTGGCCGATAGACGAACCATTGGAACTGATGAATTGTCACAAGCAATTGAAACCTTGCGAAAACGAAAACAGACTTTGAAATAG